In Methanocorpusculum vombati, a genomic segment contains:
- a CDS encoding ROK family protein, with amino-acid sequence MTENLHVAAVDLGATNIRTGLIRRDGTVIAFRAEEVPKNSCADGSAVTEKIAAMISSMEKETGTTPDAIGISTAGPVNQKAGSVVGSPNMHCSEILLRDPLAGLFHVPAVMLSDCKAGVIGEYFYGGADSAHTVVYLTISTGIGAGVIANGSLLTGADGNAGEVGHIVVDTGYDIRCGCGGSGHWEAYASGAGIPKFFHAWHAKKCGGHCPAKADISAGQILRAAEIGSPLCCEFVEALATINGRGLSAVINAYNPDLIILDGPIIRNYPSLVAGKMIASIERYLRVPEIRITTLDGKAPLVGAAAAAFRITGQ; translated from the coding sequence ATGACCGAGAATCTGCATGTCGCCGCCGTCGATCTCGGTGCGACGAATATCCGCACCGGACTCATCCGCAGAGACGGAACCGTTATCGCGTTCCGGGCCGAAGAGGTGCCGAAGAACTCCTGTGCGGACGGGAGTGCGGTAACCGAAAAGATCGCCGCGATGATCTCTTCGATGGAGAAAGAGACAGGCACAACGCCCGATGCAATCGGCATCAGTACCGCAGGCCCGGTCAATCAAAAAGCCGGATCGGTTGTCGGATCGCCGAACATGCACTGCTCGGAGATTCTGCTCCGCGATCCTCTTGCAGGTCTGTTTCATGTTCCGGCAGTCATGCTCTCGGACTGCAAGGCAGGAGTTATCGGCGAGTACTTCTATGGCGGCGCAGACTCCGCGCATACGGTTGTCTATCTCACCATCTCCACCGGCATTGGCGCAGGCGTCATCGCAAACGGATCCCTGCTGACGGGTGCGGACGGAAACGCGGGCGAGGTGGGACACATCGTCGTTGATACCGGGTATGATATCCGCTGCGGCTGCGGAGGAAGCGGCCACTGGGAAGCGTATGCAAGCGGTGCAGGAATCCCAAAGTTCTTCCATGCCTGGCATGCAAAAAAATGCGGCGGACACTGTCCGGCAAAGGCGGACATCTCCGCCGGACAGATTTTACGGGCGGCAGAGATCGGCAGCCCTCTCTGCTGCGAGTTCGTCGAAGCACTGGCAACGATCAACGGCCGGGGCCTTTCCGCGGTGATCAACGCATACAATCCAGACCTGATCATCCTTGACGGGCCAATCATCAGAAACTATCCCTCGCTTGTCGCAGGAAAAATGATCGCATCCATTGAGCGGTACCTGCGGGTGCCGGAGATCCGGATCACCACGCTGGACGGAAAAGCACCGCTGGTAGGCGCAGCTGCCGCAGCGTTTCGGATCACGGGACAGTAA
- a CDS encoding EamA family transporter: MDLKKLSGSVVLCSLLVLLAACCYGILSTIVKIAVGNGVGIPVILVGKFFYGLIILFVLVILVYFLFPRKDKPVKSTMPAWKRGVVLFFTGIVMCLVTVCYFYSVSYLPVSVAVILLFQFSWMGVVIEAVANRRMPSRNQLIAVVIIFIGTILAGGTTGFGMEINPVGVMLGLLAAFFYALFVFLSGRVEPSMTPMNRSFFIALAGFIFVCGLIACIDTPAAIPAGIFAGDSLIYGVALGLFGVALPILFLAIGAPRISTGMATILNAAELPVEVLAAAIVLVEAVSGLQWVGVLVILAGIAFPHLMEKKISSGLAEDAA, encoded by the coding sequence ATGGATCTGAAAAAGCTGTCCGGATCAGTTGTGCTGTGTTCGCTTCTTGTGCTGCTTGCGGCCTGCTGTTATGGTATTTTATCGACGATCGTAAAGATTGCTGTTGGAAACGGAGTGGGTATTCCGGTTATTCTGGTCGGTAAGTTCTTCTACGGTCTGATTATTCTGTTCGTTTTAGTGATTCTTGTTTATTTCCTGTTCCCGAGAAAGGACAAGCCGGTAAAGAGTACGATGCCTGCATGGAAACGCGGTGTGGTTCTGTTCTTCACGGGCATTGTGATGTGTCTGGTGACGGTCTGCTACTTCTATTCGGTGAGTTATCTGCCGGTTTCGGTGGCAGTTATTCTGCTGTTCCAGTTCTCGTGGATGGGCGTGGTGATTGAGGCGGTGGCAAACCGCAGGATGCCGTCGCGTAATCAGCTGATTGCGGTTGTAATCATCTTTATCGGTACGATTCTTGCCGGAGGAACAACCGGTTTTGGTATGGAGATTAATCCGGTTGGTGTGATGCTCGGTCTGCTTGCAGCCTTCTTCTATGCGCTGTTTGTGTTCCTGAGCGGACGGGTTGAGCCGTCGATGACCCCGATGAACCGGAGTTTTTTCATTGCGCTTGCGGGTTTTATCTTTGTGTGCGGTCTGATTGCCTGCATCGATACTCCTGCGGCAATTCCTGCCGGTATCTTTGCGGGTGATTCTCTGATTTACGGCGTGGCTCTTGGTCTGTTCGGTGTTGCGCTGCCGATTCTGTTCCTTGCAATCGGTGCGCCGCGGATCAGTACGGGTATGGCAACGATCCTGAATGCGGCGGAGCTGCCGGTTGAAGTTCTTGCGGCTGCGATTGTTCTGGTTGAGGCTGTCTCCGGTCTTCAGTGGGTCGGTGTGCTGGTAATCCTCGCCGGTATTGCGTTCCCGCATCTGATGGAGAAAAAAATTTCCAGCGGCCTTGCCGAGGACGCTGCATAA
- a CDS encoding SAM-dependent methyltransferase has translation MDFAEIETITQGALEIMNPISEEKLLRAGKIAGLAAGKRVLDIGCGNGTALSLWHKTFGITGTGIEVRPASAARARNILAGTPIEIRCIDASVLAPKEPYDIVTALGTSFIFGSAEKALAHLAEYADENGSAVLIGDRFWQTDRVPPEFAREWTEVPTAYELAVTARELGFTLAGMITASPDEWDTYESSIWTSALEYIDLHENEPAADELAAYLEQIQDEYLAYGREYMGWGLFIFRQ, from the coding sequence ATGGATTTTGCGGAAATTGAAACAATCACGCAGGGGGCGCTCGAAATCATGAACCCAATCTCCGAGGAAAAACTGCTGCGGGCCGGAAAGATCGCGGGGCTCGCCGCCGGCAAACGGGTTCTTGACATCGGGTGCGGAAACGGAACCGCACTCTCCCTCTGGCACAAAACCTTCGGCATCACCGGAACCGGCATTGAAGTTCGCCCCGCCTCCGCTGCCCGCGCCCGAAACATCCTTGCCGGAACACCAATCGAAATACGCTGTATCGACGCCTCCGTTCTTGCACCCAAAGAACCCTACGACATCGTTACCGCCCTTGGAACATCCTTCATCTTCGGCAGCGCAGAAAAAGCCCTCGCCCACCTCGCCGAATATGCCGACGAGAACGGCAGTGCCGTTCTCATCGGCGACCGGTTCTGGCAGACCGACCGGGTTCCTCCGGAGTTCGCCCGGGAATGGACAGAAGTCCCGACCGCCTACGAACTCGCAGTAACTGCCCGCGAACTCGGCTTCACCCTTGCCGGCATGATCACCGCCTCCCCTGACGAATGGGACACCTACGAATCATCCATCTGGACCAGTGCCCTCGAATACATCGACCTCCACGAAAACGAACCGGCTGCCGACGAACTTGCCGCCTACCTCGAACAGATTCAGGACGAATACCTCGCCTACGGACGGGAGTACATGGGCTGGGGACTGTTCATATTCCGGCAGTAA